A genomic segment from Flexistipes sp. encodes:
- the ppdK gene encoding pyruvate, phosphate dikinase, translated as MAEKYVYFFGDGKAEGSGDMKDLLGGKGAGLAEMTNLGVPVPPGFTITTEACVEYQKLGDYPEGMWEESLKALEKLEKSINKKFGGKENPLLVSVRSGARVSMPGMMDTVLNLGLNDETVEGLASVSGSKRFAYDSYRRFIQMFSDVVLGIEHNRFEEVIKQVKKARNVEIDTQLDENDMFELVEKFKKLVSEELGRSFPQDVFEQLKLSVNAVFDSWNNQRAKTYRRLNKIPDEWGTAVNVVAMVFGNMGNDCGTGVAFTRNPSTGEKEFFGEFLINAQGEDVVAGIRTPEPISQLKDEMPEVFAQLEEVYRKLENHYKDMQDIEFTVEKNQLYMLQTRNGKRTAKAAVKIAYDMYEEGLIDKKTAVMRVAPAQVDQLLHPMIDPEEKYKAVAKGLPASPGAAVGKVVFTADDAEKMASKGEKVILVRNETSPEDIGGMDAAEGILTATGGMTSHAAVVARGMGKCCVAGCGALKIDEKSKKMVVDNETVRENDIITINGTTGEVILEKVKLIEPELSGEFAKILEWADEFRELGVRTNADTPKDSATARKFGAEGIGLCRTEHMFFEGNRIDAVREMILADDEEGRKKALYKIKPYQKEDFIGIFKAMEGLPVTIRLLDPPLHEFIPHTDEDMEKVAKSAGVPADKLKAKAEELKEFNPMLGHRGCRLGITYPEIYEMQVYAIIEAACEVKKEGVDVLPEIMIPLVGHSKELEILRNITEKVADEVINSYNVDLKYLVGTMIELPRAALTAEEIAEYADFFSFGTNDLTQTTFGLSRDDSGRFLPEYIDKKIYREDPFISIDQSGVGELVKIGVEKGRSGKKDLKTGICGEHGGDPDSIYFCQKVGLNYVSCSPFRVPVARLAAAHAVLSE; from the coding sequence ATGGCTGAAAAATACGTTTATTTTTTCGGTGACGGAAAGGCCGAGGGAAGCGGAGATATGAAGGATCTCCTGGGCGGAAAAGGAGCCGGTCTGGCCGAAATGACAAATCTCGGCGTACCTGTACCGCCGGGATTTACCATAACAACCGAGGCCTGTGTTGAATACCAGAAGCTGGGTGATTATCCGGAAGGAATGTGGGAAGAATCACTTAAGGCTTTGGAAAAGCTTGAAAAGAGTATTAATAAGAAATTCGGAGGCAAGGAAAATCCTCTTTTGGTTTCAGTACGTTCCGGTGCCAGGGTTTCTATGCCGGGGATGATGGATACGGTTTTGAACCTCGGCCTGAACGATGAGACTGTGGAAGGTCTTGCTTCTGTTTCGGGCAGTAAGCGCTTTGCCTACGATTCTTACAGACGCTTTATACAGATGTTTTCTGATGTGGTGCTGGGGATAGAGCATAACCGGTTTGAGGAAGTTATCAAACAGGTAAAAAAAGCCAGGAATGTGGAAATCGATACTCAGCTGGATGAAAATGATATGTTCGAACTTGTGGAAAAGTTCAAGAAGCTTGTATCAGAAGAGCTTGGAAGATCATTTCCACAGGATGTATTTGAACAGCTTAAGCTGTCTGTAAACGCTGTCTTCGATTCATGGAATAATCAGAGGGCAAAAACTTACCGCCGTTTAAACAAAATACCGGATGAATGGGGAACAGCTGTTAACGTTGTGGCTATGGTGTTCGGTAATATGGGAAATGACTGCGGAACCGGTGTGGCTTTTACAAGAAATCCCTCCACAGGGGAGAAAGAGTTTTTCGGTGAGTTTCTTATCAATGCCCAGGGGGAAGATGTTGTGGCTGGTATAAGAACGCCGGAGCCTATTTCTCAGCTTAAGGATGAGATGCCGGAAGTATTTGCTCAGCTTGAAGAGGTTTACAGAAAGCTGGAGAACCATTACAAGGATATGCAGGATATTGAATTTACCGTTGAAAAAAATCAGCTGTACATGCTCCAGACGAGAAACGGCAAAAGAACGGCTAAAGCTGCAGTGAAGATTGCTTATGATATGTACGAAGAGGGATTGATAGATAAAAAGACTGCGGTGATGAGGGTTGCCCCTGCGCAGGTGGATCAGCTTTTGCACCCCATGATAGATCCGGAGGAGAAGTATAAGGCTGTTGCAAAAGGACTGCCGGCTTCACCAGGTGCCGCTGTAGGCAAAGTTGTTTTTACTGCGGATGATGCAGAAAAGATGGCTTCAAAGGGTGAAAAAGTTATCCTTGTCAGGAATGAGACATCGCCGGAAGATATAGGGGGAATGGATGCTGCTGAAGGCATTCTCACAGCTACCGGAGGTATGACAAGCCATGCTGCGGTGGTTGCCAGAGGAATGGGCAAGTGTTGCGTTGCCGGATGCGGAGCCTTGAAAATAGACGAAAAATCCAAAAAAATGGTTGTGGATAACGAAACAGTCCGTGAAAATGATATAATAACAATCAATGGCACAACGGGTGAAGTGATACTGGAAAAGGTTAAGCTGATTGAACCCGAATTATCCGGAGAGTTTGCAAAGATACTCGAGTGGGCCGATGAATTCAGAGAATTGGGTGTCAGAACTAACGCTGATACACCCAAAGATTCAGCAACTGCCAGGAAATTCGGCGCCGAAGGTATCGGCCTTTGCAGAACTGAACACATGTTTTTTGAAGGAAACCGGATTGATGCAGTAAGAGAGATGATTCTGGCAGATGACGAAGAAGGAAGGAAAAAAGCCCTTTATAAGATAAAACCTTATCAAAAGGAAGATTTCATAGGCATTTTCAAAGCTATGGAAGGTCTTCCCGTGACAATAAGGCTGCTGGATCCCCCGCTCCATGAGTTTATCCCGCATACCGATGAGGATATGGAGAAAGTTGCAAAATCTGCAGGGGTTCCTGCGGATAAACTTAAAGCCAAAGCCGAAGAGCTTAAAGAGTTTAACCCCATGCTTGGTCACCGTGGATGCAGGCTGGGAATAACATATCCGGAAATTTATGAAATGCAGGTATATGCTATTATTGAGGCGGCCTGTGAAGTGAAAAAGGAAGGCGTGGATGTTTTGCCTGAGATTATGATTCCGTTGGTGGGGCATAGTAAAGAGCTTGAAATTTTAAGAAATATCACCGAGAAAGTGGCTGATGAGGTTATAAACAGCTATAATGTGGACCTTAAATATCTTGTGGGCACCATGATTGAGCTGCCGAGAGCTGCACTTACAGCTGAAGAGATTGCCGAGTATGCAGATTTCTTTTCTTTCGGTACCAATGATCTTACTCAAACGACTTTCGGTCTTAGCAGGGATGATTCCGGCAGGTTTTTGCCGGAATATATCGATAAAAAGATTTACAGGGAGGACCCTTTTATCTCTATCGACCAGTCCGGTGTGGGGGAACTTGTTAAGATAGGTGTTGAGAAGGGCAGATCCGGAAAGAAAGACCTGAAAACGGGAATATGCGGAGAACACGGCGGTGATCCTGATTCAATATATTTCTGCCAGAAAGTGGGGCTGAATTATGTGAGCTGTTCCCCTTTCAGGGTGCCTGTTGCACGGCTTGCGGCTGCTCATGCTGTTCTTTCGGAATAA
- a CDS encoding sensor histidine kinase, whose protein sequence is MELPRLIENIFELRLSYLSVTYDQFKVFEYSGKTSPNQSVILEDDNFHSRMDFYKDQDISHNDKENIKDLILAFQRGSSLDCLSEMFNCTELLYSVLKHDPIDKIIYNMIEGLLKPGNFQKAGVFFLNESLMKLKGAMYGSKSGEISVDNFNFRRISIPLYKRDHFTDVIFFEKIDTVNVDIFESRRLLEYFDGDVACCGIYSSRGPVGAILAQSDNYNSHRMNHLTLYGKICSVALELSKTLKRLEFAVQDIDYFKNNLYASDNFAQIGRLAATVAHELKNPLVAIGGFSKRLERIVEEPKAQTYLGIIYSEVERLEKIVSDILSYSREMDLNKERHSLPDIIFELTQLLDHQLRLNGVEVKVEIPDDMKIYVDAKRMKQVLLNLFNNSLDAMQEGGILKIKAYEDGSAGIVEISDTGGGIPDEIMKRVYEPFYTTKDKGTGLGLPLCKRIIFSHGGDLKLLNRDGGVHVTIKLPN, encoded by the coding sequence ATGGAATTACCCAGATTGATTGAAAATATTTTTGAGTTGCGTCTAAGCTATCTGTCAGTAACATATGATCAATTTAAAGTGTTTGAATATTCCGGCAAAACTTCTCCCAACCAGTCTGTGATTTTGGAGGATGATAACTTTCATTCCAGAATGGACTTTTATAAAGACCAGGATATTTCTCATAATGATAAGGAAAACATAAAAGATCTTATTTTGGCCTTTCAGCGGGGCTCCTCCCTTGACTGTCTGTCTGAGATGTTTAACTGTACCGAACTGCTTTATTCTGTTCTGAAGCATGACCCGATAGATAAAATAATTTATAATATGATCGAAGGGCTACTTAAACCCGGTAATTTTCAAAAGGCGGGTGTTTTTTTCCTCAATGAGTCTTTAATGAAGCTTAAAGGGGCTATGTACGGCAGTAAAAGTGGTGAAATCAGTGTTGATAATTTTAATTTCAGAAGAATTTCCATTCCGCTTTACAAAAGGGACCATTTTACCGATGTGATATTTTTTGAAAAAATAGACACTGTAAATGTTGATATTTTTGAATCCAGGAGGCTACTGGAGTATTTTGACGGAGATGTCGCCTGCTGCGGTATTTATTCATCAAGAGGCCCTGTGGGGGCCATACTGGCTCAGTCGGACAATTATAATTCCCACAGAATGAACCATCTGACTCTTTACGGCAAAATATGCTCTGTTGCACTTGAGTTATCCAAGACATTGAAACGGCTTGAATTTGCAGTGCAGGATATCGACTATTTTAAAAACAATTTATACGCATCGGATAATTTTGCCCAGATTGGAAGGCTTGCGGCAACGGTCGCCCATGAACTGAAAAATCCGCTTGTCGCCATAGGAGGTTTCAGTAAACGTCTTGAGAGAATAGTTGAGGAACCTAAAGCCCAAACCTACCTGGGAATCATATATTCCGAAGTTGAAAGGTTGGAGAAGATTGTCTCTGATATTTTAAGCTATTCCCGTGAAATGGACCTTAATAAAGAAAGACACTCACTGCCGGACATCATTTTTGAGTTGACTCAGCTGCTTGATCATCAGTTACGTCTTAACGGGGTGGAAGTAAAAGTGGAAATTCCCGATGATATGAAAATATATGTGGATGCAAAAAGGATGAAGCAGGTACTGTTAAATTTATTCAATAATTCGCTTGATGCCATGCAGGAGGGTGGTATACTTAAAATAAAAGCATATGAAGACGGCTCTGCCGGCATTGTGGAAATAAGTGATACCGGCGGTGGAATTCCCGATGAAATTATGAAAAGAGTCTATGAGCCTTTTTATACGACCAAAGATAAGGGAACCGGTCTTGGTTTACCTTTGTGCAAAAGGATTATATTTTCACACGGGGGGGATCTAAAGCTGCTGAACCGGGACGGCGGAGTACATGTAACCATAAAATTACCGAATTAG
- a CDS encoding response regulator, whose amino-acid sequence MKNRVLVVDDEQGVREFYKDFLLDHGFEVLTAANAREGLRIADENELDIVIMDIDMPGLSGLDALKELREIDDKIPVLLLTAYERYKRNFASLYADEYIVKDKKPDFVLRKINERLKFSA is encoded by the coding sequence TTGAAAAACAGAGTTCTTGTTGTGGATGATGAACAGGGAGTCAGAGAATTTTATAAGGATTTTTTGCTGGATCATGGTTTCGAGGTTTTAACCGCAGCTAATGCAAGGGAGGGGTTGAGGATCGCAGATGAAAATGAGCTTGATATCGTTATTATGGATATCGACATGCCAGGTTTAAGCGGGCTTGATGCCCTTAAAGAGCTCAGAGAGATTGACGATAAGATTCCTGTGTTACTGCTTACCGCTTATGAAAGGTATAAAAGGAATTTTGCATCCCTATATGCGGATGAATACATTGTAAAGGATAAAAAACCTGATTTTGTGTTGAGAAAAATCAACGAGAGGCTGAAATTCAGCGCTTAA
- a CDS encoding protein-L-isoaspartate(D-aspartate) O-methyltransferase: MRCKVPESFIKNTIAPHCNNDPHIINAFRIIPRSRFMDDALARFAYDDNAQPIGFGQTISKPSTVALMTYLLAPEPSDKILEIGTGSGFQAAVLSRLVSAVYTVERIPRLYAKASERIRRLFIKNVFFKLTSNSAGWPDEAPFDKIIFTCGAQNIGEDYFRQLKVGGRIVAPIKDKITLFKKTPEGIEKEENKECSFVEYIL; this comes from the coding sequence ATGAGATGCAAGGTACCTGAAAGTTTTATAAAAAACACTATCGCTCCGCACTGTAACAATGACCCCCATATTATAAATGCATTCAGAATAATACCGAGAAGCCGGTTTATGGACGATGCTCTTGCAAGGTTTGCTTATGATGACAATGCACAGCCAATAGGTTTTGGACAGACCATTTCAAAACCGTCAACCGTGGCACTAATGACATATCTGCTTGCTCCTGAACCATCTGATAAAATACTCGAGATTGGAACAGGCTCCGGCTTTCAGGCGGCTGTACTGTCACGCCTTGTATCAGCTGTTTACACAGTTGAGCGAATCCCCCGTCTTTATGCAAAAGCTTCCGAAAGGATACGACGTCTTTTCATTAAAAATGTATTTTTTAAATTAACATCTAATTCAGCCGGATGGCCTGATGAGGCTCCTTTTGACAAAATTATTTTTACCTGCGGTGCCCAAAATATTGGTGAGGATTACTTCAGACAGTTAAAAGTTGGCGGCAGAATCGTGGCACCTATAAAAGATAAAATCACACTGTTTAAAAAGACCCCTGAGGGGATAGAGAAAGAGGAAAACAAGGAATGCAGTTTTGTAGAATATATCCTCTGA
- the argB gene encoding acetylglutamate kinase codes for MQELIEKASTLVESLPYIRKFYGKTIVVKYGGSAMVETELKNNFAKDIVLLKYVGINPIIVHGGGPQIAEMLGKMGIKTKFVSGMRVTDKETMSVVEMVLAGKVNKDIVNLINKNGGSAIGLSGKDGHLLTAEKLMVENDSTILQAPEIMDIGHVGRVKGVDADVIQAVSKDFIPIIAPVGIGDDYEAYNINADLVAGSVAAAVKAEKLIMLTDVRGVLDNDGNLISSIKANDVPGLKNDKIIKGGMIPKTDAAVTALEAGVNKAHIVDGRILHSVLLEIFTDSGIGTQITL; via the coding sequence ATGCAGGAACTTATTGAAAAAGCTTCAACACTGGTTGAATCTTTACCCTACATACGAAAATTTTACGGCAAAACTATAGTTGTAAAATACGGCGGCAGTGCAATGGTGGAAACGGAACTGAAAAATAATTTTGCAAAGGATATTGTACTGCTTAAATATGTTGGGATAAATCCTATTATCGTCCATGGTGGAGGCCCCCAAATTGCTGAAATGCTGGGGAAGATGGGTATAAAGACTAAATTTGTTTCGGGAATGCGTGTAACGGATAAAGAAACAATGAGTGTTGTTGAAATGGTGCTGGCCGGAAAGGTAAACAAAGATATTGTAAACCTCATAAACAAAAACGGTGGAAGTGCAATAGGTCTTTCAGGTAAAGACGGTCACCTCCTTACAGCAGAAAAGTTGATGGTGGAGAATGATTCAACTATTCTGCAGGCACCGGAAATAATGGATATAGGGCACGTCGGAAGGGTAAAAGGTGTGGACGCTGATGTTATACAGGCTGTTTCGAAAGATTTTATCCCAATAATTGCCCCCGTTGGGATAGGCGATGATTATGAAGCATACAATATAAACGCAGATCTTGTCGCAGGGTCTGTGGCGGCTGCAGTAAAAGCTGAGAAACTCATTATGCTTACTGATGTGCGTGGCGTTCTGGATAATGACGGGAACCTTATCTCCTCGATTAAAGCGAATGACGTTCCCGGATTGAAAAATGATAAGATCATCAAGGGAGGAATGATACCCAAAACGGATGCTGCAGTGACGGCATTGGAGGCAGGTGTAAACAAAGCTCACATCGTTGACGGCAGGATACTGCACTCGGTGCTGCTGGAGATTTTCACAGACTCTGGAATAGGGACACAGATAACTTTATGA